Sequence from the Terriglobia bacterium genome:
CGGAATTTTCGAAGTTTGGGATTCCAGCGCGCCTGTTACCCGGTCTTCTCTTTGCCCGCGAACGCGAGTCTCCATAGCTGTCTCCTATGTTGGAATTTCGAACTGGTTGGTACCCCTATGAGATGAGGTAGCAACCAAATCGGGAATTGCTGGGTGGAGAAAATCGAGGGCTGGCATGAGCAGGCGTCCACGAGGGCCTGGAAATTCTAAGCGTCGGCGGAAAACATAGAGGCGTTATTCAGGATTGCGCTTCGCTTGGATTCAAGCAGATTGACGATCTCCTCCGCCGTGCCTGGAGCCACGCCCACTTCGGCGAGGGCATCGCGGAAGTGGTTGACGAAGGTGTTGAAGTGGGCATCCGTCAAACCCAGCATGCGGGCGTTTACGTGAGCGGCGACGATGTCCTTTCCCGTATACACGACGCGACCGCCGAGGAGCATGGAGATGAACATGCTTTGTCGCGCAACGAGGTGCTTCATATCGACGGATTGGAAGAAGGGCTGCAACTCGGGATCGGCGAGCACGCGACGATAGAAGGCTTCGGTCGCGGCCCAAATGGTGCGGTTTCCACCGATGGTGTCATAGAGTTTGTCGATCATAGCCATCCTCCAGTGGCGGGATTATACGACGAATACAGTGGACCAGCGTAGAAGGCAGAATTTCATCGATTCTGCCGGTTCAGGTAGCTCCCATAAGCAGTAACATAATCCAAGCGGGGAGATGCAGTCATGCAAGTCATTACATCTCAAAATGGGCAGACCGAGTTGACTTCATGGAAAGAGATCGCCACGTATCTGCAGAAGGCGGTGCGGACGGCACAACGGTGGGAGGCACAGTTTGGATTACCGGTGCAGAGGCCGGATCCGCTGAAGAAGAGCATAGTGAGGGCTTCACGCGAGGACCTGGACCGATGGATGGCGACGCGGTGGTCTTCGCGTGCGGGGAAACCAGATGCTCGCGTTGTGTCCGATATCAAATGCGTGAGCGTGCGAAAAGAAATTGAGACATCGCATCTTTTGCGGGCTGAGCGCCGGCGACTTTTGGGTGAGTTGCGACAGCAGCGCGAGAAGCTACGACGTGAGCTCGCAGAAGTCTCTGGACGTAAGATCGCCTGACGCGCAAAGCCAGGTGTCCTTTCAAGAGTCGCCCCTTGGGCGACTCTAATTGGTTAGCTGCCTAGTGCAGATGGAAGATGTGATCGAAGATAAACATGAGGGCGGCTCCGACGAAGACGAGCAATGCCATGCGGACCCCGGGTTCGTGATTGACCTCGGGCATGATGTCGCTGGCTGCGACGTAGATGGTGACGCCGGCGGAGATGGGCAGTCCAATATCGACGGCATGACGAGTGAGCGTCATGAGAAGTACGCCAGCAAACGTGGCGACGCCGAGCATGGCCGATGCTCCCCATGATTTGAAGCGGCTGCGGCCACTGGCCAGCATGACAGATGAGATAGTGAAGCCTTCCGGAATCTTGTGCAGGAAGACGGCGAGGAAAACGATCCAGCCGAGCCGGTTGGAAACCAGGAAGCCAGACGCGATGGCGATCCCGTCAAAGAACGTGTGAATGAGAAGTCCGGTGAGTACGGATATGCTGCGGTTCGTGTGTTCGAACTCGTGATGGTGCGTCTCTTCGCCAAAGTGGAAATGCGGCGTGACGGTGTGCTCGAAGAAGTGGATTAGAAGATATCCGCAGAGAACAATGAACCCTGCGCCAGGGCCGCGAAGCTGGATGCTGGCGGGAACCATCTCGACGAGGGCGGTGGAGAGCATGAATCCGGCACCGAGCGCCATGAAGTACTTGAGATAGCGCTTCTCCCAATTCCGCTGGACAGGGATGAGACCGCCGAATGTGTTGGCAAGAGCGGCGGTGAGGCCGAGGGTTAGGCTTAGGAGAGTGACGTTCAAGAAGTTCTCAGTTCTCGGTTCTCAGTTCTCAGTTGGATTGCTGAGTAGAGTCCGTTCAGTAATCGGCCGACTTCTGCGGTCTTTCGCGACAGCTTGTGCATTTCGTCTTCAGGAACATAACCCAATTCGGCGCGGAGTAACAATTGGGTTTCAACTTCGGCCAGCGACCCGCGAGCATTGCTTAGAAATCTCAGGAACTCTTGTTGGGAGTACCTGGCCTGACCTTCGGCTATTTTGCTCGGAATCGAACGATAACTCGTTCCCATGATCACCTTCAGCGAAACACTAAATCAGAGGCATTAGATTTTGAACTGAGAACTGAGAACTCCTTATAGAGACAATTTGGAACTACCCGCTGTGCCGAATATGCAGGATGTCGCCGTCCTGCACGATGTAGTCCTTTCCTTCGAGGCGAAGTTTGCCGGCGGCGCGGGCGGCGGCCTCGGAACCGAGTTCGAGCAGCGTGTCCCAGTGAATGGTTTCGGCGCGGATGAAGTGATGTTCAAGGTCGGTGTGGATCGCTCCGGCAGCGTTGACAGCCTTCGAGCCGCGCTCGACCGTCCAGGCGCGGCACTCGTCCTCGCCGACAGTGAAAAACGAAA
This genomic interval carries:
- a CDS encoding group 1 truncated hemoglobin, with the translated sequence MIDKLYDTIGGNRTIWAATEAFYRRVLADPELQPFFQSVDMKHLVARQSMFISMLLGGRVVYTGKDIVAAHVNARMLGLTDAHFNTFVNHFRDALAEVGVAPGTAEEIVNLLESKRSAILNNASMFSADA
- a CDS encoding ZIP family metal transporter; translated protein: MNVTLLSLTLGLTAALANTFGGLIPVQRNWEKRYLKYFMALGAGFMLSTALVEMVPASIQLRGPGAGFIVLCGYLLIHFFEHTVTPHFHFGEETHHHEFEHTNRSISVLTGLLIHTFFDGIAIASGFLVSNRLGWIVFLAVFLHKIPEGFTISSVMLASGRSRFKSWGASAMLGVATFAGVLLMTLTRHAVDIGLPISAGVTIYVAASDIMPEVNHEPGVRMALLVFVGAALMFIFDHIFHLH
- a CDS encoding four helix bundle protein is translated as MGTSYRSIPSKIAEGQARYSQQEFLRFLSNARGSLAEVETQLLLRAELGYVPEDEMHKLSRKTAEVGRLLNGLYSAIQLRTENRELRTS